One window from the genome of Bacillus weihaiensis encodes:
- a CDS encoding M42 family metallopeptidase, giving the protein MNKETLEMFKTLTELPGAPGNEHQVRAYMRKQLEPISDELVQDRLGGLFGVRRGKENDPTIMVAGHMDEVGFMVTAITDNGMLRFQPLGGWWSQVMLAQRVQIITDQGPVIGVIGSIPPHLLSEGQRSKPMDMKNMLIDIGADDKEDAKRIGIKPGQQIVPVSEFTQLANEKKILAKAWDNRYGCGLAIELLKELKDETLPHTLYSGATVQEEVGLRGAQTAANMIKPDLFFALDAGPANDMSGDKKEFGHLGKGAVLRILDRSMVTHRGMREFVLDMAETHSIPYQYFVSQGGTDAGRVHVSNQGVPSIVIGVCSRYIHTSGSIMHVDDYAAAKELLVRLVKACDSTTVKTIKEHS; this is encoded by the coding sequence ATGAATAAAGAAACATTAGAAATGTTTAAAACCTTAACAGAGTTACCAGGCGCTCCAGGAAACGAACATCAAGTGAGAGCGTATATGAGGAAACAGCTTGAACCTATCTCAGATGAACTAGTCCAAGATCGATTAGGTGGATTATTTGGTGTAAGGCGTGGAAAAGAAAATGACCCAACCATTATGGTTGCAGGACATATGGACGAGGTAGGTTTTATGGTTACAGCCATAACAGATAATGGCATGCTTCGTTTTCAACCACTAGGTGGATGGTGGAGTCAGGTCATGTTAGCTCAAAGAGTGCAAATTATTACAGATCAAGGTCCTGTAATTGGTGTAATTGGGTCTATTCCGCCACATCTATTGAGTGAAGGACAGCGATCTAAGCCAATGGATATGAAAAATATGTTAATTGATATAGGGGCAGATGATAAAGAAGACGCTAAAAGAATTGGCATTAAACCTGGTCAACAAATTGTACCGGTTAGTGAATTTACCCAACTTGCAAATGAAAAGAAAATCTTAGCGAAAGCATGGGATAATCGTTATGGCTGTGGTTTAGCAATTGAGTTATTAAAGGAATTAAAGGATGAGACGTTACCACATACACTATATTCAGGGGCAACTGTACAGGAAGAAGTAGGATTACGTGGTGCGCAAACGGCAGCAAATATGATTAAGCCAGACCTGTTCTTTGCTTTAGATGCAGGACCAGCAAATGATATGAGCGGAGATAAAAAGGAATTCGGTCATTTAGGTAAAGGGGCTGTTCTGCGAATCTTGGATCGTTCGATGGTTACTCATAGAGGAATGAGAGAATTTGTACTAGATATGGCAGAAACTCATTCAATTCCTTACCAGTACTTTGTGTCACAAGGTGGAACAGATGCAGGAAGAGTTCATGTTTCAAATCAAGGTGTTCCTTCTATTGTAATTGGCGTATGCTCACGCTATATTCATACTTCTGGCTCTATCATGCATGTGGATGACTATGCCGCTGCAAAAGAGCTATTAGTAAGATTAGTTAAAGCATGTGATTCAACAACTGTCAAAACAATTAAAGAACATTCTTAA
- a CDS encoding DUF84 family protein, giving the protein MIIAIGTENPTKVNAVKAALAPYLEASFVQADVSSDVSDQPKSDDETLTGAINRAKNVLYHSKADLGIGLEGGLIKTNSGYFLCNWGALVDENLKPIVAGGARIVIPDEIGERVFKGQELGVVMDDYVKKHNVRQNEGAIGIFTNGLVDRTKMFTELSTLLIGQYLYQQQVDK; this is encoded by the coding sequence TTGATTATCGCAATTGGAACCGAAAATCCGACAAAGGTTAATGCTGTTAAGGCGGCCCTGGCTCCTTATCTTGAAGCATCATTTGTTCAGGCCGACGTTTCTTCAGATGTATCAGATCAGCCTAAAAGTGATGATGAAACGTTAACAGGTGCTATTAATCGTGCGAAAAATGTTCTTTATCATAGTAAAGCGGATCTAGGTATCGGATTAGAAGGTGGGCTGATTAAAACCAATTCTGGATACTTCTTATGTAATTGGGGAGCATTGGTTGATGAAAATCTAAAACCAATTGTTGCTGGTGGAGCCCGAATCGTGATTCCAGATGAAATCGGTGAACGTGTATTTAAGGGTCAGGAATTAGGGGTTGTCATGGATGATTATGTGAAAAAGCATAATGTTCGTCAAAATGAAGGAGCTATCGGAATATTTACGAATGGTCTAGTGGATCGAACAAAGATGTTTACAGAGCTTTCTACTCTTCTAATAGGCCAATATTTATATCAGCAACAAGTAGATAAATAG
- a CDS encoding YtoQ family protein: MEFTVYLAGEIHSNWRDEIKSIAQERQLPFYFVGPMEHHETSDDIGENILGEQPTSILKDDAASSINNFRTSVLLNKSDIVIALFGEKYKQWNTAMDASAAISLQKPLILIRPENLHHPLKELSNKANVTVETVEQALEVLAYLVKN, encoded by the coding sequence ATGGAATTCACAGTATATTTAGCAGGTGAAATACATTCAAATTGGAGAGATGAAATAAAAAGCATTGCACAAGAACGTCAATTACCCTTTTACTTTGTTGGACCAATGGAGCACCATGAAACATCTGATGATATTGGAGAAAACATTCTAGGGGAACAACCAACTAGCATCTTGAAGGATGATGCCGCTTCGAGTATTAATAACTTCCGTACAAGTGTCTTACTGAATAAATCAGATATCGTCATAGCCCTTTTTGGAGAGAAATATAAGCAATGGAATACTGCGATGGATGCGAGTGCTGCAATCTCCTTACAAAAACCACTTATTCTCATTCGTCCTGAAAATCTTCACCATCCATTAAAGGAACTATCAAACAAAGCGAACGTTACTGTTGAAACAGTTGAACAAGCCCTTGAAGTGTTAGCATATCTTGTAAAAAACTAA
- a CDS encoding thioredoxin family protein yields MKVLQSMEEYNTLINQDHIMLMFSADWCPDCRVIEPILPELEQENSQYTFYYVDRDKFIDLCQELNVFGIPSFVAFHKGEEVGRFVSKDRKTKEQIEDFIQSIG; encoded by the coding sequence ATGAAAGTATTACAATCAATGGAAGAATATAATACACTTATTAATCAAGACCATATTATGCTTATGTTTTCTGCAGACTGGTGTCCAGACTGCCGTGTTATTGAACCTATTTTACCTGAACTTGAACAGGAAAATTCACAATACACGTTCTACTATGTCGATCGGGACAAATTTATTGATCTTTGCCAAGAGCTAAATGTGTTTGGTATACCAAGTTTTGTTGCTTTTCATAAAGGTGAAGAAGTTGGCCGATTTGTTAGTAAGGATCGCAAAACAAAAGAGCAAATAGAAGATTTCATTCAATCAATCGGCTAG
- a CDS encoding DUF1444 domain-containing protein, translating into MKLTSRKLVELLKERIGNKEWEYVFDREKDTLRIENPSNNKGVTLSLPPIIAKWETSKEKALEEVVYYVTEALTVMSETQELTGKEKSVFPVIRSTSFPIESNEGVKLCYSDHTAETRVYYALDLGNTYRLIDEKMMQKEGWTVDQLKEIASFNVRSLQSVVKEDVVAGNIFYFFSAKDGYDASRILNESILQTYKEKIEGQMAVAVPHQDVFIIVDVRNETGFDILAQLTMSFFASGTIPITALSFLYENKKLEPVFILGKNKPKA; encoded by the coding sequence ATGAAGTTAACTTCTAGAAAATTAGTAGAACTGTTAAAAGAGAGAATTGGAAATAAAGAGTGGGAGTACGTATTTGACCGAGAAAAGGATACTTTACGTATTGAGAACCCTTCAAATAATAAAGGGGTAACATTGTCACTGCCACCCATTATTGCAAAATGGGAAACCTCTAAAGAGAAAGCATTGGAAGAGGTAGTCTATTATGTAACAGAAGCATTAACTGTCATGAGTGAAACACAAGAATTAACCGGGAAAGAAAAATCTGTCTTTCCAGTCATTCGATCAACCTCATTCCCAATTGAAAGCAATGAGGGAGTTAAACTATGTTATAGTGACCACACGGCAGAAACTAGAGTTTACTACGCTCTAGATTTAGGGAACACTTATCGATTAATAGATGAAAAGATGATGCAAAAAGAGGGCTGGACAGTTGATCAGTTAAAAGAAATTGCTTCGTTTAACGTAAGATCATTACAGTCTGTTGTAAAAGAGGATGTTGTTGCAGGTAATATCTTTTACTTTTTCTCAGCTAAAGATGGATATGATGCGAGTCGTATCTTAAATGAAAGTATTCTTCAAACATATAAAGAAAAAATTGAAGGGCAAATGGCTGTTGCTGTACCTCACCAGGATGTATTCATTATCGTGGACGTGAGAAATGAAACAGGCTTTGATATCCTAGCACAATTAACAATGAGCTTCTTTGCGAGTGGTACAATTCCTATCACTGCCTTATCCTTCTTATATGAAAATAAGAAATTAGAACCGGTCTTTATACTAGGTAAAAATAAACCAAAAGCATGA
- a CDS encoding DNA translocase FtsK, whose amino-acid sequence MNWVKKLANFFLGEEDRQSHKTSINSSEETGQTEQSVLNESPKRKEFYEGKHHGEARVSYQYPKGNFKFPVIPDEAGSKGEKRPSSRRAARHAEPEELDVPLHLHTKPNTFKAKPYNEQEEYPSHSEVRKKPFHLTAIPSPIHGFQSKPIVEKNSVKPNGDEPDDIPLFHLYEKEEGVTPKGVQTSRKNTASALVETSNDTQNHQEELITNQLFREDLSELNGSEEDNSPVSFVEEFGQDVHQEEEFRIETAEEEEELVEEAISIIQSKEDSREEGQEDTEQLVEVEILHERDAIHVDSPHQHGNVKVEGTEAVEDQKKTSVSMQRVEQQGQRQEEKSPKGRTLPFNVMMLGRDKQKMQAKKQDVGLGYQFPTLSYLNIPSQERTEDDAWLQSQSELLDVTLKNFNVRASVVNVTQGPSVTRFEVHPEPGVKVNKITNLSDDIKLSLAAKDIRIEAPIPGKNTIGIEVPNKESKMVYLREILRSSEFRSNPSPMNAVLGLDISGQPAVTDLKKMPHGLIAGATGSGKSVCINTILISLLYKATPQEVKLMLIDPKMVELAPYNDIPHLVSPVITDVKAATAALKWAVEEMERRYELFAHSGTREITRYNQLVKEHKQGEHLPYLVIIIDELADLMMVAPNDVEEAICRIAQKARACGIHLIVATQRPSVDVITGLIKANIPTRIAFSVSSQVDSRTIIDVVGAEKLLGKGDMLFLENGSSKAVRLQGTFVSDEEIERVVKHVKQQGKPDFLFHQEELVRKASIQSDEDELFVEACEFVVNQGGASTSSLQRRFRIGYNRAARLMDMMEEQGIISENRGSKPRDILISEEDLELLHDGSTLT is encoded by the coding sequence ATGAATTGGGTAAAAAAACTAGCAAATTTCTTTTTAGGAGAGGAAGATCGTCAATCTCATAAAACCTCTATAAATTCTAGTGAAGAAACTGGACAAACAGAACAATCGGTGCTTAATGAGTCGCCTAAACGAAAAGAATTTTATGAAGGAAAACATCATGGGGAAGCAAGAGTGAGTTATCAATATCCAAAAGGGAATTTTAAGTTTCCAGTGATACCTGACGAGGCAGGTAGTAAAGGGGAAAAACGTCCAAGTTCAAGACGAGCAGCTCGTCATGCAGAGCCTGAAGAATTGGATGTACCACTTCATCTACATACAAAACCTAATACATTCAAGGCAAAACCTTATAATGAACAGGAAGAGTACCCGAGTCATAGTGAAGTGAGAAAGAAGCCTTTCCATCTGACAGCTATACCATCTCCAATACATGGCTTTCAGTCAAAACCTATAGTAGAAAAGAATAGTGTTAAGCCAAATGGTGATGAGCCTGATGACATTCCACTTTTTCACCTTTATGAAAAAGAGGAGGGTGTGACTCCTAAAGGCGTACAAACTTCGCGAAAAAACACTGCTTCTGCGTTGGTAGAAACCAGTAACGATACACAGAATCATCAGGAGGAATTGATAACAAATCAGTTGTTTCGAGAAGACCTGTCTGAGTTAAACGGATCAGAAGAGGACAATTCACCTGTATCTTTTGTTGAAGAATTTGGTCAGGACGTTCATCAAGAAGAAGAGTTTCGTATTGAAACAGCAGAGGAAGAAGAGGAACTGGTTGAGGAAGCTATTTCAATCATCCAATCTAAAGAGGATTCAAGGGAAGAAGGCCAAGAAGACACAGAACAGCTTGTAGAAGTAGAAATCTTACATGAACGTGATGCTATACATGTAGATTCTCCACACCAACACGGGAATGTGAAAGTAGAAGGAACAGAAGCTGTAGAAGACCAAAAGAAAACAAGTGTGAGTATGCAGAGGGTAGAGCAACAAGGACAGAGGCAGGAAGAGAAATCACCTAAAGGTCGAACATTACCATTTAATGTTATGATGCTGGGAAGAGATAAGCAAAAAATGCAAGCGAAAAAACAAGATGTAGGCTTAGGGTATCAATTCCCTACTTTATCTTATTTAAATATCCCTTCACAGGAGAGAACAGAAGATGATGCATGGCTTCAATCTCAAAGTGAATTGTTAGACGTAACCTTAAAAAACTTCAATGTTAGAGCAAGTGTAGTAAATGTTACACAAGGTCCATCTGTAACACGATTTGAAGTACATCCTGAACCAGGTGTGAAGGTTAACAAAATTACGAATTTAAGTGATGATATAAAATTAAGTCTCGCTGCAAAGGATATACGGATTGAAGCACCAATACCGGGGAAAAATACCATTGGGATAGAAGTACCGAATAAAGAGAGTAAGATGGTTTACTTGAGAGAAATTTTGAGAAGCTCTGAATTTAGGTCCAACCCATCACCAATGAATGCTGTTTTAGGTTTAGATATATCTGGTCAGCCGGCTGTTACAGACTTGAAAAAAATGCCTCATGGCCTTATCGCAGGTGCCACTGGTTCAGGTAAAAGTGTATGTATTAACACAATATTAATAAGCTTGTTATACAAAGCAACACCACAAGAAGTGAAGCTCATGCTCATTGACCCTAAAATGGTTGAGCTTGCTCCATATAACGATATTCCTCACCTTGTAAGTCCTGTAATAACAGATGTAAAGGCAGCTACTGCTGCACTTAAATGGGCTGTTGAAGAGATGGAGAGACGATATGAATTATTTGCTCATTCTGGTACAAGAGAAATTACTCGATATAATCAGCTAGTAAAAGAGCATAAGCAAGGAGAACACCTTCCATATTTAGTCATCATTATAGATGAGCTTGCAGACTTAATGATGGTTGCTCCAAATGATGTTGAAGAAGCGATCTGTCGAATAGCCCAAAAAGCACGTGCATGTGGTATTCACTTAATCGTTGCAACACAGAGACCTTCTGTAGATGTTATTACAGGTCTTATAAAAGCGAATATTCCGACAAGGATTGCGTTTTCTGTGTCATCACAGGTTGATTCTAGAACGATTATTGATGTAGTAGGTGCTGAAAAGCTTTTAGGAAAAGGAGACATGCTCTTCTTAGAAAATGGATCCTCTAAAGCCGTAAGACTACAAGGGACATTTGTATCGGATGAAGAGATAGAAAGAGTCGTGAAGCATGTTAAGCAGCAAGGGAAGCCTGATTTCTTATTCCATCAAGAGGAGCTTGTAAGAAAAGCATCCATTCAATCAGATGAAGATGAATTGTTTGTTGAAGCCTGTGAATTTGTTGTAAACCAAGGTGGTGCTTCGACCTCAAGCTTACAAAGAAGGTTTAGAATCGGATATAATCGAGCAGCAAGATTAATGGATATGATGGAGGAACAAGGAATTATTTCGGAAAATAGAGGGAGTAAACCAAGAGATATCTTAATTTCGGAGGAAGATTTAGAGTTGCTTCATGATGGTAGTACTTTGACATAG
- the murC gene encoding UDP-N-acetylmuramate--L-alanine ligase has product MTVYHFVGIKGTGMSALAQILHDMNYEVQGSDIEKFVFTEKALEARNIKILPFTKENIKEGLTIIAGNAYPDTHEEIVEAHHLGLPVIRYHRFLGEFIQRYTSVGITGVHGKTSTTGLLSHVIRGAEPTSYLIGDGTGSGVPDSKYFVFEACEYRRHFLSYQPDYAIMTNIDFDHPDYFSSIEDVFSAFQEMALLVKKGIIACGDDEQLQQIQAKVPVVYYGFGDENDFQARNVVKSTDGTSFDVFVRNTFYANFKITSFGDHSVLNALSVIALCHYEDVAVEVIQERLQTFEGVKRRFNEKKMNDQILIDDYAHHPTEINATIDAARQKYPDREVVAVFQPHTFTRTQSFLSEFAESLQRADHVYLCDIFGSARENVGKLSIDHLLERIDNSNRISEEDMSVLKQHEQAVFLFMGAGDIQKYQQAYEKVLNA; this is encoded by the coding sequence ATGACTGTTTATCATTTTGTAGGAATTAAAGGGACTGGAATGAGTGCCTTAGCACAGATTTTACATGACATGAATTACGAAGTTCAAGGCTCTGATATTGAGAAATTTGTATTCACAGAAAAAGCACTTGAAGCACGTAACATTAAAATACTTCCATTCACGAAAGAGAATATTAAAGAAGGATTAACCATTATTGCAGGAAATGCGTATCCTGATACACACGAGGAAATTGTTGAAGCTCATCATCTAGGTCTTCCTGTTATTCGCTATCACCGTTTCTTGGGAGAATTTATTCAACGATATACAAGCGTGGGAATTACAGGTGTACATGGAAAAACATCAACAACAGGTTTGTTGTCACATGTCATACGAGGAGCTGAACCTACCTCTTATCTTATTGGAGATGGTACAGGAAGTGGAGTTCCAGATAGTAAATATTTCGTATTTGAAGCGTGTGAGTACAGACGACATTTCTTATCGTATCAACCAGACTATGCGATTATGACTAACATTGACTTTGATCATCCTGATTATTTTTCAAGTATTGAGGATGTATTTAGTGCGTTTCAAGAAATGGCGCTACTTGTTAAAAAGGGAATTATTGCATGTGGAGATGACGAACAGCTCCAGCAAATTCAAGCAAAAGTACCTGTCGTATATTATGGATTTGGAGATGAGAATGATTTCCAGGCTAGAAATGTTGTGAAATCAACAGATGGTACGTCATTTGATGTGTTTGTACGGAATACGTTCTATGCGAATTTCAAGATTACTTCATTTGGAGACCATAGCGTATTAAATGCACTGTCAGTTATTGCTTTGTGTCATTATGAGGATGTAGCAGTTGAAGTAATTCAGGAAAGACTGCAAACGTTTGAAGGTGTAAAACGCCGTTTTAACGAGAAAAAAATGAATGATCAAATCTTAATCGATGATTATGCACACCATCCAACGGAGATTAATGCAACAATTGATGCTGCTAGACAAAAGTATCCTGATCGTGAAGTAGTGGCTGTTTTCCAACCTCACACATTTACAAGAACTCAATCTTTCTTATCAGAGTTCGCAGAAAGCTTGCAACGAGCAGACCACGTTTATTTATGTGATATATTTGGGTCAGCGAGAGAAAATGTAGGGAAGCTTTCAATTGACCATCTATTAGAGAGAATCGACAACTCGAACCGGATTAGTGAAGAAGATATGTCGGTATTAAAACAGCATGAGCAAGCAGTGTTTTTATTTATGGGTGCAGGCGATATCCAGAAGTACCAACAAGCCTATGAAAAAGTACTCAATGCTTAA
- a CDS encoding aminopeptidase — MKDPRIAQLAKNLINYSIQLKPGEKVLIENFGLQKELVTELVKEAYLAGGYPFVSLKDHQVDRALIMGAQEEQFNMIADFEAHVMSKMDAYIGLRAGDNINEFADIPDDKIKLHGQTIGKKVHRDIRVPKTRWVVLRYPTSSMAQLAKMSTEQFEDFYFDVCNLDYSKMDKAMDALVELMNKTDQVRLTGENTDLTFSIKDIPAIKCSGQMNIPDGEVYTAPVRHSVNGVISYNTPSPYNGFTYEQVQLTFKEGKIINATANDTDRINKLFDTDEGARYVGEFAIGVNPYILHPMQDILFDEKIDGSFHFTPGQAYEDADNGNRSTIHWDMVMIQRPEYGGGEIYFDDVLIRKDGKFVIPELEALNPENLK, encoded by the coding sequence TTGAAAGATCCACGAATTGCACAGCTAGCTAAGAATCTAATTAATTATTCCATTCAATTAAAGCCTGGTGAAAAAGTATTAATTGAAAATTTTGGCCTTCAAAAAGAACTTGTTACAGAATTAGTAAAAGAAGCCTACCTTGCAGGGGGCTATCCGTTCGTATCATTAAAAGATCATCAAGTAGATCGTGCACTTATAATGGGAGCGCAAGAAGAACAGTTTAACATGATTGCAGATTTCGAAGCGCACGTAATGAGTAAGATGGATGCTTACATAGGGCTAAGAGCTGGAGACAACATAAATGAATTTGCTGATATTCCTGATGACAAAATAAAACTTCACGGTCAAACGATAGGTAAAAAAGTCCATCGTGATATACGTGTACCAAAAACAAGATGGGTTGTTTTAAGATATCCTACCTCTTCAATGGCTCAATTAGCAAAAATGAGCACTGAACAGTTTGAAGATTTCTATTTTGATGTTTGTAATCTTGACTATAGTAAAATGGACAAGGCAATGGATGCATTAGTTGAGTTAATGAATAAAACAGATCAAGTGAGACTAACAGGGGAAAATACGGATTTAACCTTTTCAATTAAAGACATCCCTGCAATTAAGTGTTCCGGACAAATGAATATACCAGATGGAGAAGTATACACTGCACCTGTCCGCCATTCAGTTAATGGGGTCATTTCTTATAACACACCTTCTCCTTACAATGGATTTACGTATGAACAGGTCCAGTTAACATTTAAAGAAGGGAAAATCATTAATGCAACAGCCAATGATACAGATCGAATCAACAAGTTATTTGACACAGATGAAGGTGCCCGTTATGTAGGAGAGTTTGCCATTGGAGTAAATCCTTACATTCTCCATCCAATGCAAGATATCTTATTCGATGAAAAAATCGACGGAAGCTTCCATTTCACACCAGGTCAAGCATATGAGGATGCGGATAACGGAAACCGATCTACTATTCATTGGGATATGGTGATGATTCAGCGACCAGAGTATGGTGGTGGAGAAATCTATTTTGATGATGTGCTTATTCGAAAAGATGGGAAATTCGTGATTCCAGAATTAGAGGCTTTAAACCCTGAAAACTTAAAGTAA
- a CDS encoding DUF948 domain-containing protein produces the protein MIIILYLSVALIAIAFTILVIYVSKTLKALQGTLNNVAGTLSGLERQMEGITTETTILLHKTNALAEDIQHKSDKLNNVVDSVKDVGDTIQRMNLSVKKVTNTATTSLEGNQEKINTVVQWSNAAMDIWTKWKQRTEKRQQI, from the coding sequence ATGATTATTATCTTGTATTTAAGCGTAGCGCTAATTGCAATTGCTTTTACTATTTTAGTTATTTATGTCTCTAAGACGCTTAAGGCGTTGCAAGGAACATTGAATAATGTTGCAGGTACTTTATCAGGTCTTGAAAGACAAATGGAAGGAATTACGACAGAGACGACAATTTTATTACATAAGACGAATGCTTTAGCAGAAGATATACAACATAAGTCAGACAAGCTAAATAATGTAGTTGACTCTGTTAAAGATGTAGGTGATACGATACAGCGAATGAACCTATCAGTAAAAAAAGTTACAAATACTGCAACAACCAGCTTAGAAGGCAATCAAGAAAAAATTAATACAGTTGTTCAATGGAGTAATGCAGCGATGGATATTTGGACAAAATGGAAACAACGAACAGAAAAGAGACAGCAAATATAG
- a CDS encoding YtxH domain-containing protein, whose translation MTKKKNGNEFIVGTVVGGLIGAAAALFLAPKSGKEMREDLGHQANVMKERTGQFTNEALEKTSDFRAVAKEKTSSLSQVVTEQSSQIMNKVRDLTNQSSTSEEQAEIAKQEIESALDELTENQSPVAAEQKQDELDSFINEDDENRLVQEVGTADSTTEEPVKPNA comes from the coding sequence ATGACAAAAAAGAAGAATGGTAATGAGTTTATTGTTGGAACCGTTGTTGGAGGTTTAATAGGTGCAGCTGCTGCCTTGTTTTTAGCTCCTAAATCAGGAAAAGAAATGAGAGAAGACCTAGGACACCAAGCAAATGTTATGAAAGAACGCACAGGCCAGTTCACAAATGAAGCATTAGAGAAAACCTCTGATTTTAGAGCAGTCGCAAAAGAGAAAACATCTTCATTATCACAGGTTGTCACGGAACAATCATCACAGATAATGAACAAGGTTCGTGACTTAACAAATCAATCAAGTACAAGTGAAGAACAAGCTGAGATTGCTAAACAAGAGATTGAATCTGCTTTAGATGAACTAACAGAGAATCAATCACCTGTTGCAGCAGAACAAAAGCAGGACGAGCTTGATTCATTCATTAATGAAGATGATGAGAATAGATTGGTGCAGGAAGTGGGAACAGCAGATTCTACTACTGAAGAACCAGTTAAACCAAACGCGTAA
- the ytxJ gene encoding bacillithiol system redox-active protein YtxJ, producing the protein MSTQTIHSVEQFEELLDKHSTFLFLKNSLTCPISQAAYDEYQEFADKHEEVPTYHLHVQESRALSNYIAETFGIKHESPQALLFKDRQVSWNASHWKITYDSLKNTVMS; encoded by the coding sequence GTGAGTACACAAACGATTCATTCAGTTGAGCAATTTGAAGAACTACTAGATAAGCATTCTACATTTTTATTTTTGAAAAATAGCTTAACATGCCCGATTAGCCAAGCTGCATATGATGAATATCAGGAGTTTGCTGATAAACATGAGGAAGTTCCGACTTATCACTTACATGTTCAAGAGTCGAGAGCCTTATCTAATTATATTGCAGAGACATTCGGAATTAAGCATGAGTCTCCACAGGCACTTTTATTTAAAGATCGTCAAGTATCATGGAATGCGTCTCATTGGAAAATCACCTATGATTCGTTAAAAAATACAGTAATGAGCTAA